In Candidatus Neomarinimicrobiota bacterium, the sequence GGAAAGATGGGATTTACCGGTAGCAGCCTACAACGTCAGCGGGGAGTATGCTATGATAAAAGCCGCGGCGGAGCGAGGCTGGTTGGACGGTGATGCAGCGATGCTCGAGTCTCTTATTTCAATCAAGAGAGCTGGCGCGGATATGATATTGACATACTTTGCAAAAGAAGCCGCGAAGACTATTTCATGACTGACGGTTTTTCTCTCAAAAGAAGCGAAGAATTTTTCCGCAGGGCGGAGAAAGTTATTCCGGGCGGTGTTAATTCACCTGTAAGAGCGTTCGGCGCGGTAGGAGGAACTCCACCTTTTATATCCAAAGCTAAAGGTTCAAAAATTTACGACGCTGACGGGAATGAATATATTGATTACGTCTGTTCGTGGGGGCCACTTATACTCGGTCATGCACATCCGGTAGTCGTTGCGGCTATCAAAGATGCGGCGGAAAAAGGTTCGAGTTTCGGAGCGCCCACAGAGAATGAAATTCTATTGGCTGAAAAGATTGTAGAAGCCGTACCGTCAATTGAAAAGGTAAGGCTGGTCAGTTCCGGGACCGAAGCAACTATGAGCGCTGTCAGATTAGCGAGAGCAGCGACCGGTCGAGATAAAATAGTGAAATTTACCGGTTGTTATCATGGTCATGCGGACAGCTTTCTTGTTCAGGCAGGTTCAGGAGCGCTGACATTCGGCGAGCCAAGCAGTCCTGGTGTGCCAAGAAGCGTGACAAATGATACATTGGTTGCTCCTTATAACGATCTTGATTCTCTGGATGAAGTTTTATCCGAGAATAATGGAGAGATTGCGGCGATAATCGTAGAACCGGTTGCCGCTAATATGGGTTGTGTTCCTCCTAAGGAGGGATTTCTTGCAGGTCTGAGGGAACGATGCGACATAGACGGTATGACTTTGATTTTTGACGAAGTGATAACCGGCTTTCGTATTGCATTCGGCGGAGCGCAGGAGCTCTATGACGTGATGCCCGATATTACCACACTTGGTAAAATAATCGGTGGTGGGCTTCCTGTCGGAGCATATGGAGGTAAGGCAGAATTGATGGATATGATCGCTCCGATAGGTGCGGTATATCAAGCGGGAACGCTTTCGGGTAATCCGTTGGCAACATCAGCGGGACTGGCAGTTTTGAATGAATTGTCGAAACCCGGAACTTATGAAAAATTGGAAATGAGATCTTCCGAATTGGAAATAGGGCTAAAAGATGCTATTGAGTCATTGAAAGTGAAAGCAATTGTCCAACGGGTCGGTTCTTTACTATGTATGTACTTTTCAGATGGACCAATTGAGAAACTTGAGGATATTCCTGATTCCATATCGGAAAGATATAAAAGATATTTTCATTTCATGCTTGAGACCGGTGTCTATCTTGCCCCATCTGCGTACGAGGCGATGTTTATCTCTCTTGCACATTCGAGTGATGATATAGAATCTACAATTAAGAAAAGCATCTTAGCCTTCGAAAAATTATCATAAATTATAGATGATTGATATTAAAATTAGAGCAACTAAGATTTGAAATTTTTACTGCCGCTTTTTATTATCGAATGGGTAAAATTGCTTCGCGAAGAAGGCTTTAAGGTTTTCGTTAAGAAGAGGGGTTGGAAAGTTCTTTGGACTATCGTGATATTCTATCTTATTCGTGATAGTATTCTTTATATCCTGATACCGTTCCTGATTTATCTTGGATTATTTTAATCAATTTTATGTTAGATATATAAGCTATGTTATATATCTAAATAGGGTAATAAAGAAAGGATACCACCGCATCTCAAACTTCGAATCATTTATTTCTGCAATTAGCAAAGCTTCCCAGCTTTCGAAATTAAGAAATAATTCTAAAAAACAAAAAATATGTTTTATTGTAGTTGGAGCAAAGGATTCATATCTTTAATAATCACTTAATGAATGAATTAATTCTCATAATCCATGTCTTGTCAGCCACAATATGGGTAGGTGGACATCTTATAATGATGTTCAGGTATCTGCCCGAAGTTATCCGTTCAAATGACATGTCCTCACTATTAAATTTCGAGTCGAAATATGAAATAATGGGAAAGCCATCTCTTATTCTTTTGATAATCACCGGTTTTTGGATGGGATTAAGTTATGAGGCAAATCCAATAAACTGGTTCAGCTTTGAAAATGAGATATATTCCCTACTTGCAGTGAAAACCATATTACTTCTGATTACGCTGATCTCCGCCATAGATGCACATACTCGGATCGCAAAGAAAGAAGGGATCGATCTTGTCAAATCAACCGCTTTTCATATAAGGGTAGTTACGATAGCTGCTGTTCTTCTTTTAATCGCAGGAGTACGTTTGCCCTGAAATAGAGATTTCGATTTCCTTTGACAGCTAGTCTTATATAGGGTAAATTCTCCGGTAGTATTATTACGATCTTAGGCAAGGGGGAACAATCAAGAGATCTATCGGAATATTCGATATCAGCAGTCGATGTCCGCTTAGGTGCACTCACTGTTATTATTATACCAATATAACGGAAATTCCAACGGAACTGTCTGATGAAATATACCTGAAAAAGATTAAACAGGTCAGGAACCGATACGGGATACAATCTGCCTTCTGGGTAGGCGGTGAGCCGTTATTGCGGTTAAGTCTATTAAGACGAGCTATAAATTTATTTCCGAGAAACGCAATCGTAACTTCAGGGGTTTTACCAATTCCCGGAGATCTAAACGCCTCAATTTTAATTTCAATTGACGGTTCCGAAGCGATCCATGACTCAATACGCGGCAATGGTTCCTTCGCAAAAGTCATGCGAAACGTAAAAAGAATACCACCCAAATCTTTCGCGATTTTCAGTGTCCTCACAGCTGATGCGATAGAACAGATTAAAGCATTTCCAGAGCTCGTGAATCGTGCAAACGCTCTGGGAATATTAGTTGGCTTCCAAGTGTCGGGGCAGAAATTCTCATCGCCATTAAGCTCTGATTTACGAGAAAGGGCAGTGGATCTGCTTCTTCAACTTAAGGCAACGATTCCGGGCGTATTACTTAATAGCGAGAGATCGATCGAACTTTTCAGACCATGCCATCAAAAAACGGTAGCGATGAATTGTATTTACAAAAGTTCGGCAATTTCATTCGATGTTCGGCTAAAGGTTAAAAAACCGTGTACTTTTGAGGGAAACGCGGATTGCAGTTCATGCGGATGTCCGATGGTAATGATACATGAGGCTAAAATGGGCGGAGATAGAGAGAGTGTTAACTTATTACACGCATTATTTCCGAAGCGAAACAGCTACAATATCGAAACTTTTGTTCAGCATGGTATTTCCCAGCAGTGAGAATATGCATCTAATTGAAATTGCAAAAGTAGGAATCTAATTGAAAAAGAGCTCAATGATTTTAATTGTTACCAAAGTTATCATGTTGAAAATGCTTTAGTTAAATGAATAAAACGGGATTTCCCCTACTTGTTGGCACGGTAATTGAAAGAAATTATTAATTAGAGGATTTACAATTAGTAATCGCTTTAAATCGGATAATAAAATGCGATATTCTTATGAATTTTGACACCATAATTGCTGAGTGCCGCAAGTCGTTAGAACGCCCGTATCAGAATATCAACAAGTGGAAGAAAAAAAGCACCACAGGGCTTGCAGTGGGTACTTTTCCTGTTTATACACCATGGGAGATCATTGATGGTTGCGGTATGTTCCCAATAGGGATATTTGGAGGCGGTTCCGATGTAGAAATAGAATATGCAGATTCACTTATTCAGTCATTTATCTGTTCAATAGCACGGAGTACTCTTGAAGTGGGGCTCAAGGGAGTTCTGAAAGATGTAGATGCTATGGTTTTCCCTTCGATATGTGATGTTTCAAAAAATTTAAGCGGGATTTGGGAAAGGAATTTTCCGGATCACCAAGTAGAATTCATACATCTGCCGCAGAATATGTATTCAGAAAGTGCAGTTGATTATCTGATTCACGAATATAAACGTCTTGCTGATAATTTGTGCGCAATGAACGGTTCATCACCGAAGGAAGATTCAATTCTCGAATCGATCTCCGTATACAATAAGAATAGGGCTAAGCTTCGAGAACTTTATGATTTGAGAAATAATGAACCTTGGAAGTTATCTACAGTGGAGTTGTATATAATAATTCGATACGGCACGCTCGTTCCCCAATCAGTTTTCTCGGATACTCTTGACAAGTTGCTGGATTCCATAGCCGTGAGAGATAAGGGAGAAAGAGACAGCGTAAGAGTCATATTAGAGGGTTCGTTTTGTGAACAACCGCCTCTGGATATGCTCCACCTTCTTGAAGAGGCCGGCTGTTATATTGTAGACGATGACTTGCTAATCGGATATCGTTGGTTTATGGAAGATGTTTCAACAGAAGGCTCTCCCTATCGGAATCTTGCTGAAGCGTATATCAATAAGAGCTATCCGTCTTCAGTCAGACATGACGGAAATCGCTCGAGAAGTGACCATTTATTGAAGAAAGTTAAAAATACAAATGCTGCAGGAGTGTTGTTTTGCGCCGCAAAGTTCTGCGAACCGGCGCTATTTGATTATGTACTGTTAAAGAACGCACTCGAAACAAAGGATATACCGTACCTATCATTCGAATTTGAAGAAAAAATGGGAGTATTTGAATCAATTAAGACTCAGGTAGAAACATTTGTGGAATCGATACTTTTCTTTTCATAATGGAAGAAGCTAAATATAAATATCAGGGTGTTGCCCGGACTTATCAACGTAAGTTACTTGATGACTGGTATTCGGGGATATCTTCTGCGAAAGAAAACAATGAAAAGGTCGCATATCTATTCATAAGCGGAAATATCGCAGAGCTTTTGAGGGTATTCGATTTTCATCTTGTCTATCCGGAAGTTAACGCTCTCCAATGTGGAGTGAAAAAAGTTGCCGGCGATTTCATCATGAAAGCGGAAGATATTGGATATTCTTCTGATGTATGCGGATATGTGAAAAATGATATCGGGCTTTTGATGTCCGGCAATATAGGTCCGTTCGGAAAGATTTCTCCTCCTGATCTGCTTGTATGTACGTATTCGGGATGTATGACATATGTGAAGTGGTTCGAGGCGTTAGCAAAAGCTTACGGAACCGAACTATTCATGTTGGATATCCCGTTTTTGAGAGAAGGAAAACCCACCAAAGGTGATATGAAATATATTCGTTCGCAACTTGAAGAACTCATCGAGGTATGCGAGCGGAAGACTGGTATACAATATGATGAAGACAAGTTGAAAGAGATTCTCGGAAATTCCGTAAAGGCCGAAGATCTTTGGGTAAACATACTACAGTCAGCGAAACATGAACCATCTCCCTTTGATGCTTTTTTTGAAGCGGTCTTTTTTATGGCTCCCATTTATGTGCTCAGAGGAACCGAAGAATGCGTCGAATATTACCAGAAGGCAAAATTAGAAATTGAAGAACGAATACAACATAAAACGGGTCCTATCCCGGAGGAAAAATTCCGTATCGTAATGGAAGGACCTCCTCCATGGCCCCATTTCAGAAGCTTTTGGGAGTTATTCAAAAAGTGGGATGTATGCGCAGTTGCATCCACCTATTCAAAGGTCGGCGGCATTTGGGATTTCGGATTCAGGCATGATCCGACGCGACCTCTCGAAAGTATAGCCGAATACGCAACTAATTGCTATACCAACTATAACTGGAAAATGCGTTCTAAAATGATAAAAAGTTATATTGATGATTACAATGCGGATGCTCTTGTCATTCATTCGGTAAAAAGTTGCCGGGCATTTTCCGTTGGTCAGGCGGATGCGAGAGAGCGGTTTATACGGGAATATAATATTCCAACGCTCTTCATCGAATCGGATCTCGCGGACCCAAGATACTTTTCAGAAGCACAGATGCGAAATCGGATTGATGCGTTTTTTGAATCTCTCGAACATAGAAGGTTAGTGGGAGGTTGAGGAATATACAATGATAGTAGCCGGAGTAGATGTAGGTTCCACCGCGACAAAATCTATTCTCATGAATGAAAACGGGGAAATTATCGCGCGTGGATTGACAAATACGGGAGCGAACGTTGTTAAGGCGGCTGAGAGAGTATTCAATCAAGCGCTGAAAATGGCTGATGTGGAAGAGTGGGACATTGCCTACACAGTTGGGACTGGATACGGTCGTTTTCGTGTGCCGTTTGGAGATACGCAAATTACAGAGATCAGTTGCCATGCAAAAGGAGCTCATTATCTCCATCCGAAAACTCGAACTATTTTAGACATTGGCGGCCAGGATACAAAAGCAATTAAAGTTGGTCCAAAAGGTGAAGTAATTGATTTCTGTATGAACGATAAATGC encodes:
- the hemL gene encoding glutamate-1-semialdehyde 2,1-aminomutase, which produces MTDGFSLKRSEEFFRRAEKVIPGGVNSPVRAFGAVGGTPPFISKAKGSKIYDADGNEYIDYVCSWGPLILGHAHPVVVAAIKDAAEKGSSFGAPTENEILLAEKIVEAVPSIEKVRLVSSGTEATMSAVRLARAATGRDKIVKFTGCYHGHADSFLVQAGSGALTFGEPSSPGVPRSVTNDTLVAPYNDLDSLDEVLSENNGEIAAIIVEPVAANMGCVPPKEGFLAGLRERCDIDGMTLIFDEVITGFRIAFGGAQELYDVMPDITTLGKIIGGGLPVGAYGGKAELMDMIAPIGAVYQAGTLSGNPLATSAGLAVLNELSKPGTYEKLEMRSSELEIGLKDAIESLKVKAIVQRVGSLLCMYFSDGPIEKLEDIPDSISERYKRYFHFMLETGVYLAPSAYEAMFISLAHSSDDIESTIKKSILAFEKLS
- a CDS encoding copper resistance protein CopD produces the protein MNELILIIHVLSATIWVGGHLIMMFRYLPEVIRSNDMSSLLNFESKYEIMGKPSLILLIITGFWMGLSYEANPINWFSFENEIYSLLAVKTILLLITLISAIDAHTRIAKKEGIDLVKSTAFHIRVVTIAAVLLLIAGVRLP
- a CDS encoding radical SAM protein gives rise to the protein MKRSIGIFDISSRCPLRCTHCYYYTNITEIPTELSDEIYLKKIKQVRNRYGIQSAFWVGGEPLLRLSLLRRAINLFPRNAIVTSGVLPIPGDLNASILISIDGSEAIHDSIRGNGSFAKVMRNVKRIPPKSFAIFSVLTADAIEQIKAFPELVNRANALGILVGFQVSGQKFSSPLSSDLRERAVDLLLQLKATIPGVLLNSERSIELFRPCHQKTVAMNCIYKSSAISFDVRLKVKKPCTFEGNADCSSCGCPMVMIHEAKMGGDRESVNLLHALFPKRNSYNIETFVQHGISQQ
- a CDS encoding 2-hydroxyacyl-CoA dehydratase: MNFDTIIAECRKSLERPYQNINKWKKKSTTGLAVGTFPVYTPWEIIDGCGMFPIGIFGGGSDVEIEYADSLIQSFICSIARSTLEVGLKGVLKDVDAMVFPSICDVSKNLSGIWERNFPDHQVEFIHLPQNMYSESAVDYLIHEYKRLADNLCAMNGSSPKEDSILESISVYNKNRAKLRELYDLRNNEPWKLSTVELYIIIRYGTLVPQSVFSDTLDKLLDSIAVRDKGERDSVRVILEGSFCEQPPLDMLHLLEEAGCYIVDDDLLIGYRWFMEDVSTEGSPYRNLAEAYINKSYPSSVRHDGNRSRSDHLLKKVKNTNAAGVLFCAAKFCEPALFDYVLLKNALETKDIPYLSFEFEEKMGVFESIKTQVETFVESILFFS
- a CDS encoding 2-hydroxyacyl-CoA dehydratase is translated as MEEAKYKYQGVARTYQRKLLDDWYSGISSAKENNEKVAYLFISGNIAELLRVFDFHLVYPEVNALQCGVKKVAGDFIMKAEDIGYSSDVCGYVKNDIGLLMSGNIGPFGKISPPDLLVCTYSGCMTYVKWFEALAKAYGTELFMLDIPFLREGKPTKGDMKYIRSQLEELIEVCERKTGIQYDEDKLKEILGNSVKAEDLWVNILQSAKHEPSPFDAFFEAVFFMAPIYVLRGTEECVEYYQKAKLEIEERIQHKTGPIPEEKFRIVMEGPPPWPHFRSFWELFKKWDVCAVASTYSKVGGIWDFGFRHDPTRPLESIAEYATNCYTNYNWKMRSKMIKSYIDDYNADALVIHSVKSCRAFSVGQADARERFIREYNIPTLFIESDLADPRYFSEAQMRNRIDAFFESLEHRRLVGG